ACCACGTGGGACGCATCCTCGACCGCCTGGAGAGCCTCGGCCTGCGGGAGAACACGGTCGTCATCGTCACCAGCGACCACGGCGACATGCTCGGGGAGAAGGGCCTGTGGTTCAAGATGTCGCCGTACGAGCAGTCCTCCCGGGTGCCGCTCATCGTCCACGGGCCCGAGCACCTCGTCCCCAGGGGTCGCTACGCCAACCCGGTCTCCCTGCTGGACCTCATGCCCACCCTGCTCGAGCTGGCCGGTGCACCACCACGGGCCGACGAGCCGCCCCGCGGACTGTCGCTGCTCGAGTCCGCCCGACGGGAAGCTGCCGGGGAGGCGGGTCCGAAGGACCGCGACGTCGTCATCGAGTACCTCGCGGAGGGCACGATGCGACCCCAGCTGACCCTCGTCCGCGGTCGGTACAAGTACGTCCTCTGCCCCGGGGACCCCGACCAGCTCTTCGACCTGGGCACCGATCCCGACGAGCAGCACAACATCGCCCCGGAGCGTGCCGACCTCGTGCAGTCGTTGCGACGAGCCCTGGACGCTCGCTACGACCTGGCGCTCCTCGAGGCGGAGGTGCTGGCCAGCCAGTCGCGGCGACGGTTCGTGGCGGGGGCGCTCGAGCGGGGGCGACGCCGGCCGTGGGACTTCACCCCGGACCCGCAGGAGCGCTACGTCCGCGGTGACTTCTGGGGAGCGCTGGCGCACGGCCAGATCAGGGACGTGTGAGGTCGACGGCGCCCCGCGGCCCCGGCCGTTCCCGCGCCGGACGGGCTCGCTCGCACGTGGCCGGTAGCCTCGTTGACATGGCGTCAGACGAGCTCAACGAGAACGAGGTCATGGAGACCACCCGGCGTCCCGATCTCGAGTCGGAGCAGGGTCGACGGGCGTTCATCCGGGTGCTCAACGCCCGGATGCCGAAGAAGCGCCTCATCGCCCAGGGCGTCCTGCGCACCGACGACGGGCGGATCGCCCTGTGCGAGCTGGTCTACAAGAAGGACTGGGACCTGCCCGGCGGCATCGTCGACCCGAACGAGTCACCGGCCGACTGCGTCGAACGGGAGGTGCGCGAGGAGCTCGGTCTCGACGTGAGCGTCCGGGGCCTGCTCGCGGTCAACTGGCTGCCTCCCTACCGCGGGTGGGACGACGCGCTGCTCTGCCTGTTCGACCTCGGCCGCGTCGCCGAGGACACGCTCGAGCGGGTGGTCCTCCAGCGCCGCGAGATCAAGGCGGTGCACTGGGCCGACGCGGAGATGATCGAGGAGCGCACCGCCGGGTACACGGCCGAGATGCTCGCCGGGGTCGCCCTCGACGGCCGCGAGGACACCGCCTTCCTCGAGAACTCCGTGCACCGGGACGGCATGTGAGCGGCGACCCCTCCGGCGTGCCTCGTGCTCATCCCCTGCATCGCGGCGGTCAGCGTCTCGCGCTGGGCCGGTGGGTGGCCGCGGGGACGGACCGGGGTGAGCGCCCCCCTTCGCACCGGTAGACTCTCGTCCCCGTGGCACTCTCCATCGGAATCGTCGGTCTCCCCAACGTCGGCAAGTCGACGATGTTCAACGCACTGACCAAGAACAGCGTCCTCGCCGCGAACTACCCGTTCGCGACCATCGAGCCGAACGTCGGCGTCGTCCCGTTGCCGGACTCCCGGCTCGGTCGACTCGCCGAGATCTTCGGCAGCGAGAAGATCCTCCCGGCGACGGTCTCCTTCGTCGACATCGCCGGCATCGTGCGCGGCGCGAGCGAAGGGGAGGGGCTGGGGAACAAGTTCCTCGCCAACATCCGCGAGTCGGACGCGATCTGCCAGGTGGTGCGCGCCTTCGTCGACGACGACGTCACCCACGTCGACGGCAAGATCGACCCCTCCTCCGACATGGAGACGATCAACACCGAGCTCGTCCTCGCCGACCTGCAGACCCTCGAGTCCGCCGTCCCGCGCCTCGAGAAGGAGGTCAAGGGGAAGAAGACCGACAAGGAGGTCCTCGACACCGCGCTCGCCGCGCGCGAGGTCCTCGAGGCCGGCGACACGCTCTTCGCGAAGGGGGAGGCGGCCGGCGTCGACCTCGGCATCGCCCGCCAGCTCGGCCTGCTGACGACCAAGCCCTTCCTCTACGTCTTCAACGTCGACGAGGACCAGTTGACCGACACGGACTTCCAGGACCGCATGCAGGCCCTCGTCGAGCCGGCCGAGGCGATCTTCCTCAACGCCAAGCTCGAGTCCGAGGTCGCCGAGCTCGACGACGAGGACGCCCGCGAGCTCCTCGAGGCCGTCGGCATCGACGAGCCGGGTCTGGACCAGCTCGCGCGCAAGGGCTTCAACACCCTCGGCCTGCAGACCTACCTCACCGCCGGCCCCAAGGAGGCCCGCGCGTGGACGATCCACCGCGGGGACAAGGCGCCGCAGGCCGCCGGTGTCATCCACACCGACTTCGAGCGCGGGTTCATCAAGGCCGAGGTCGTCTCCTACGAGGACCTCGACACGCTCGGCTCGATGGCCGAGGCGAAGGCGGCCGGCAAGGTGCGCATGGAGGGCAAGGAGTACGTCATGTCCGACGGCGACGTGGTGGAGTTCCGCTTCAACGTGTGAGCCCCCGGGCCCACCCTCGCGCTCGTGACGGGTGCCGAGGGTGAGCCGTCAGGGGCGGTACTCCTCGAAGCCGGAGCCGACGTCCGGGTCGGCGGCGTCAGAGGCCCTCCCCGCCTCCTGGGCCGACAGCAGCGAGTTGCGGATCTCCTGGAAGAGGTCGCCCACCGACCCCGGGTTCGACGGGAGGAAGAGCACGTTCGACTTACCGTTGCGGGCCACGTCCCCCAGCGTGTCGAAGTACTGGTTCATCAGCAGCAGCTGCTCGGCGGTGTCCTCGATGCCGGCTCGCTTGAGCATCTCGTACTGCTCGGCGATGCCGGTGGCGATCGCCTTCCGCTGAGCGGCGACGCCCTCACCCTGCAGCCGCCGGGCATCGGCGTCGGCCTCGGCCTGGGTCACCCGCTTGATCTTGTCCGCCTCGGCCAGCGACTGGGCGGCGTCGCGGTCCCGCTGGGCGGCGTTGATGGAGTTCATCGAGTCCCGCACCCTCTGGTCGGGCGAGATGTCGGTGACCAGGGTGTTGACGATCTGGAAGCCGTAACGGGCCATGGACTCCGACAGCCGGTTCTCCACGGCCGAGGCGATGTCGTCCTTGGACTCGAAGGAGGTGTCCAAGGTCATCGACGACAGCGACGAGCGGACGGTGTCGAAGACGTAGGAGCGGATCTGCTCCTCCGGGTTGTCCAGCTTGTAGTAGGCGTCGACGACGTTCTCCTCGCCGATGACGAACTGCACCGCCACGGGGATGGTGACGAAGACGTTGTCCTTGGTCTTGGTCTCGATGTTGACCTCGAGCTGGCGGACGCGCAGCGAGATCGGTCGCGTCGTGGTCTCGATGAAGGGCGTCTTGACGTTCAGGCCCGGCTTGGCGACCTTCTTGTACTTGCCGAAGCGCTCCACGATCACGTTCTCCTGCGTCTTGACCGTGAAGAAGATGCTGGTGCGCAGGCCACCGAAAACGAGGGTCGCCACCCCCGCCACGACGACGGCGACGACGGCAAGGGTGATCAGCAGATCCATGGCGGACTCCGTTGTCAGGGGACGTGGTCCTCCACCGTATCGGTCCACGCCGAGGCCGCCACGGCCCGACGCGACCGTGCAACGTGGAGGCCGGAATAGTCCCAGGCATCCAGGGGCTTCATCCGATGAGGACCGAGAGCCATCGAGCCCCCGGTCGTTCCGTCGACCAAGGAGTTCCACCCGCCGTGCGCGTTCCCCTGAGCATCCTCGATCTCGTCTCCATCTCGGAGGGCTCGTCGGCCCGAGAGGCCATCGCCGACGCCATGTCGGCGGCACGGCTCGCTGACCGGCTCGGTTATGCGCGGATCTGGTACGCCGAGCACCACAACACGGAGAGCATCGCCTCCAGCGCCACGTCACTGGTCATCGCCGAAGCGGCGCACGCCACCGAGCGGATTCGCCTCGGAGCCGGCGGGGTCATGCTGCCCAACCACGCCCCGCTCATGGTGGCCGAGCAGTACGGGACCCTCGCCAACGTCCACGGCGACCGCATCGACCTCGGCCTCGGCCGCGCCCCCGGCACCGACATGATGACGGCCCAGGCGCTGAGCCGCTCCTCGGCGGAGCCCCAGGCCTTCGCGCAGAACATCTACGACCTGCAGGGGTGGTTCGGCCCGGAGGGCACCGGCCACAGCACGCCGATCGCCTCGGTCGTGTCCGCCGGGACGGACGTGCCCATCTGGGTGCTCGGGTCGACCGTCAACGGAGCCTCGATCGCCGGACAGCTGGGCCTGCCCTTCTCCCTGGCCTCGCACTTCGCCCCGGACCAGATCGATGATGCGATCAGGGTCTACCGGGAGAGCTTCACCGCTGATGCGCCGACCGCGCAGATCGAGCAGCCATACGTCATGGCCGGGATCAACGTGATGGTGGCCGACAGCGATGCCGAGGCCGAGCGGCAGTTCACCACCGTCGGCCAGATGTTCGCCGGCATGGCGCGTGGGGAGCGCGGCAGGCTGCGGCCTCCGGTTGACGCCGGCACCCCGGGCCTCGACAGCCCGATGCTTGCCGTCAAGGCCGTCGGCTCACCCGCGCGTGCCGTGCGGCAGCTGGAGGAGTTCGTCGAGCGCACGGGCGCCGACGAACTCATCACCGTGACCTATGCCTTCGAGCCATCCGTCCGGGAGCGCTCGATCGAGCTGCTGGCGCAGGCCTGGGACTGACCCAGACCCCTCGGCCCCGCTCGGAGTCAGGACGCGGCCTGCACGATCAGCCGCCGCCACTCGTTCTCGTCCTTGCCCGTCGCGACGAGGGTGTCGGGGGAGTGGTCGTCCCGGACGAAGGCATGGCAGTCGCCTCCCTCCTGCGCGAGGACGAGGTCCGTGCTCGTGTGCCCACCGGACTCGTCCCACCGGTTGACCGTGACGAGAGCGGTGCGCGGGCTGCTGCCCAGGAGGGCGTCCGCATCGGCGTCCTCGGGTCCACGACCGCCGGAGGGAAGGCGCTTCCACAACCGCTCCAGCGCCTCCTCGTGGCCGCGCAGGGAGTATGTGTGGATACCCAGCGCATCGATGAGCACCTCGAGGGTGATGCCCTCCGGCTGCGGCATGAGCACGAACCGCCACGGCTGGTCCGGCTCCGCACCCGTGACGCGAGCGTCGATGGCGATCCGTGAGCGGTGCTGGACGGCGGTCGCGATGCCGAGGTCGCCCCGCACCTGCAGCGTGTCCGAGCCCCTGTCGGTCGAGATGAGGCCCCGGGCTGCGAGGGAGCGCACGGCCTCGGCGATGAGCTCGGGGGCGGGCTTCTCCTCGAAGAGGTGGTCGATCGCGCCGACGGCGTCGATCTCGGCCAGGGTGTAGGCGCCGAGGAGGACCGGGCCGGTCCCCACGAGGTCCACGAGGTTCTCGAGGGTCTCGGCCGGGATGTCGGCCGAGCTCGTCGTGCTGGTCATGGTTCCTCCTATGTCGGCGACCGGCGGCAGGGTCCATCGGGGCGGCGCGGCCCCACGAGCCCGGTCGAGCGCCCGTCGCGCGTCCTGGACCTGCCCGGTGTGCACGTGGATGTTGACGGCGCCGAACATGCCGCGCCCGTTGCGGGTCCCCGGATCGAAGACGAGCTCGGCCGTGGTGCTCGCCCGGTCCGGCGGCGGGAAGTGCCGCGCGAGGTCAGGTGAGGCGGACGTGGTGTCGTCCGCGTCCTCGATCCTTTCCAGGGCGGCGGTCAGCTCGCCGAGAGCCGCCGGGGACACCGGGAGCGACGAGGAGATGGCCGGGGAGAGGTACATCGGCCACCGCTCGGTCTGCTTCGACAGTCCCCACGGGCCGACGTTGCTCTTGGTGATGCGGTAGACGACGAAGTCGCACAGGTGCAGGAAGTCGGTCCACGTCGGCAGGCGGAAGCCGTGCCCCATCGCCGCCGGGGTCTTCTCGAACTGCAGCCACGTCCCCGTCCTCGTGCGACCGTGCAGCTTCTCCCGCACGAGCGGGCCCTTCATGCCCAGGTCCGGGTACTGCGACTTGTCCATCGTCTTGTGGTGGCTGGACAGGCGCTCCCGGGACGTGGGGAAGCGCCACCTCTCGTAGAGGTCGGGATCGTCGACGAGCACGTGCCCGCCCCAGAGGACCTCGCGCAGCTGTGGCACGTCGAGCCCGTGCCGCTCGAGGTCCTGGATGATCGTCGCCTCGTGGTCGGTGAGGCGGTCGGCGGCGAGCTCCAGGCCGTCGCGGTACTCGCCGACCCGGGAGGTGATGCCGACGAGCAACTTCACCCGGCGCCGGATCCGGTCTCCCTCGGCGCGGTCGACGCTGGTGCCCGTGGTCGTCGGCTGTGGTGACGTCCTCACCATGGCACCGTACTGCCCAGAGGGGTCCGCGGGGAGGGGGCGAGCCGGCGAGACGTGGGGTGGCGGCGTGCGGCGCTCCCCGTGCCCACCGCCTGCAGTGGATAGGGTCGTCCCGGGACCGTGGGAAGGCCGCCGTGAACGACATCGCGCTGACACTGATCGCTGCCGCAGCGTTCGGCACGGTCGCGCACGTCATGCGCGTGCCGGCGCTGGTCGGCTTCCTGGTGGCAGGTTTCGTGCTCGGTGGCGTGCACATCGAACCCTTCCCCGGGCTGGAGGAGCTGGCCGCGGTCGGTGTCACGCTCCTGCTGTTCACCATCGGGCTGAAGTTCGACGTGCGCTCCCTGCTGCGCCCCGAGGCGTACGGGACCGCGTCCCTGCATCTGGCGTTCAGCGTGCTCGTGGGTGCCGGTGTGGTCGGGGCGGCGGGCGCCATGGGGCTAGCCGCTGTCGACGGATGGCGCACCCTGGTGCTGATGGGCTTCGCCCTGTCCTTCTCGTCCACCGTGCTGTGCATGAAGGTCCTGGAGGAACGCTCGGACGACGGCTCCTTCTACGGGCAGACGGCGATCGCGATCCTGGTGTTCCAGGACCTGACGGCGGTGGCGTTCATCACCGCGACGGGTGGCGACCCACTGAGCCCGTGGGCCCTCGCCCTGGTGCTCATCCTGCCCCTGGCGTGGCTGCTGCGGCACGTCCTGGACCGCATCGGACACGACGAGCTCGTCGTGCTCTTCGGTGTCGCCATGGCGCTCGGCCCCGGGTACTTCGCGTTCGAGGCCGTGGGCATCAAGGGCGATCTCGGTGCGCTGGTGATGGGTGTGCTCTTCGCGAGCCACCCTCGCGCCCTCGAGATGTCGAAGGCCCTCTTCAGCGTCAAGGAGCTTTTCCTCGTCGGGTTCTTCCTCACGATCGGAATGGGCTCGTCACCGACCTGGGCCGACGCGACCCTGGCGGTGGTCCTCTGCCTCGTGCTGCTGCCGTTGACGTTCATCGGCTTCGTGGTCCTGGGTCGGGCCTTCGGTCTGCGCAACCGGACCACGATTCGGATGGGACTGGTGCTCAGCAACTTCTCCGAGTTCTCCATCATCGTCACCGCGGTCGGGGTCACCAGCGGCCTGATGCCCGAGCGCTGGCTGACCGTCGTGGCCTTCGCCGTCGCGGTGAGCATGGTCGTCTCCTCGTTGCTCAACGCCCACGGGCTGCGGCTCACCTCCGTGCTGAGCGAGGTGCTCCCGGCCCAGGACCCGGCGAGGCTGCGCCACTCCGACCGTCCGATCGACACGAGCGGCTCCGACGTCGTCGTGCTCGGGATGGGGCGAGTGGGCAGGGCCGCCTACGAGCGGCTGACGCACGAGGGGCAGATGTCGGTCCTGGGCATCGACAACGACCACGCGGTGATCACCCGGCTGGAGGAGGACGGGCTCAACGTGCTCGAGGGGGATGCGACCGATCTGGAGTTCTGGACCCGCCTGGTCTCCGGTGGCTTCGTCACCACCGTCGTGCTGGCGATGGCCTTCCACGACTCGAACGCGTTCGCGCTCGACCAGCTCCGCGACGCGGGCTTCGACGGTCGCATCGTCGCGGTGGCGCAGCACCCGGACCAGGTCGCCCACCTCTCCGAGGGGGGCGTGCACGCGGTGCTGAACATCTATGCGGGAGCGGGGCGCTCCCTTGCGGCCCTGGCGATGCAGCTCTCGGAGTGAGGGCAAAGGGGGCACCCCCCTTCGCCGTCGTCCGCACCGTCACACGGGCGTGCCGACCCGCAGGTCCTCGTGACCGACCACGGAGGCGAAGTAGTCGCTCACCTGCGCCTCGTCCCAGCCGTGCGCCTCGCGCAGGCCCTCCGCGAGCATGGCGAGGTACGCCGGCTCGGGCCGCGTGTGCGGCACCGCGTCCAGGCCGTGGGGGGCGGTGAAGGTCAGCATCGGTAGGTCCTCGTGACGACCCACCTCGATGAGCGTCTCGTAGTGCCCGGGGCCGGCACGGTGACGCGCGTCCGGCAGGCCCGCGAGGAGCACCTCCTCGAGCGGGTCGTCCGGGTCGGGGATGCGGTGCATCTCCTGGTTCGCCAGGTCGACGAACTGACCGACGGTGATCCGGTAGGCGCGCGCCGGCGTCCCGCTCGGTGCGTCGTGGTCGTAGAAGGCCACTCCGCCACCCCAGGTGGTCGACTCACCCGCGAAGTACAGGCTCCCGGGGAGGGTGACCGGCAGGTCGGCGACCGGCATGGTCGCGTCGCGGGCGCCGCCGTAGGTCACCGCGGAGCCGGGTGGGCGGCCCCCTTCGATGTAGCAACCGAGGCGACGGCGGGACATGTTGGAGCCGTAGCTGACGTACCAGATCTCTGACGCAGGCATCGCTCCCATTGTGCGACACAGCGTCACGCGCCGCGGTCACCCCCCGGCGCGAGAGCACGTGCTGCGCGGCGGCGGAGCGTCGGCCCACCCCGGTCCGATGGGTGCTCGAATTTCTACTATGCTTTGTAGTGGAAAATCAGTGTGGACGATGAAGGAGCTGCCAGTCATGCGGATCGTGGTCGGTGCACCCAGCAACGGTGTGGCCCTCAAGGACGAGATCAAGGACCTGCTCGAGAAGGACGACCGGGTCAGTGAGGTCGTCGACATCTCCAGCCCGGACATCACCTATCCGGCCGTCTCCGTCGCCGCCGCGCAGCAGGTCGTCGAAGGGAGCGCCGACCGCGCCGTCCTCGTGTGCGGGACCGGGGTCGGTACCGCGATCGCGGCGACCAAGGTCACCGGCGCGCGGGCCGCGACCGCGCACGACCTGGTGACGGTGCGCGGGGCCGTGGAGAACTACGACGCCCAGATCCTGTGCATGGGGCAGAACGTCATCGCCCCGGCCCACGCACGCGCGCTCGTTGACCTGTGGCTCGACCTGCGCCACGACCCGTCCGGCTTCTACGGGCCGAAGGTCCGCGAGATCGAGGAGTTCGAGTCCGGTGCCTGACCACGCCGACGTGTCCGCAGGGACGGCGCCG
Above is a window of Janibacter cremeus DNA encoding:
- a CDS encoding SPFH domain-containing protein, whose amino-acid sequence is MDLLITLAVVAVVVAGVATLVFGGLRTSIFFTVKTQENVIVERFGKYKKVAKPGLNVKTPFIETTTRPISLRVRQLEVNIETKTKDNVFVTIPVAVQFVIGEENVVDAYYKLDNPEEQIRSYVFDTVRSSLSSMTLDTSFESKDDIASAVENRLSESMARYGFQIVNTLVTDISPDQRVRDSMNSINAAQRDRDAAQSLAEADKIKRVTQAEADADARRLQGEGVAAQRKAIATGIAEQYEMLKRAGIEDTAEQLLLMNQYFDTLGDVARNGKSNVLFLPSNPGSVGDLFQEIRNSLLSAQEAGRASDAADPDVGSGFEEYRP
- a CDS encoding cation:proton antiporter family protein — encoded protein: MNDIALTLIAAAAFGTVAHVMRVPALVGFLVAGFVLGGVHIEPFPGLEELAAVGVTLLLFTIGLKFDVRSLLRPEAYGTASLHLAFSVLVGAGVVGAAGAMGLAAVDGWRTLVLMGFALSFSSTVLCMKVLEERSDDGSFYGQTAIAILVFQDLTAVAFITATGGDPLSPWALALVLILPLAWLLRHVLDRIGHDELVVLFGVAMALGPGYFAFEAVGIKGDLGALVMGVLFASHPRALEMSKALFSVKELFLVGFFLTIGMGSSPTWADATLAVVLCLVLLPLTFIGFVVLGRAFGLRNRTTIRMGLVLSNFSEFSIIVTAVGVTSGLMPERWLTVVAFAVAVSMVVSSLLNAHGLRLTSVLSEVLPAQDPARLRHSDRPIDTSGSDVVVLGMGRVGRAAYERLTHEGQMSVLGIDNDHAVITRLEEDGLNVLEGDATDLEFWTRLVSGGFVTTVVLAMAFHDSNAFALDQLRDAGFDGRIVAVAQHPDQVAHLSEGGVHAVLNIYAGAGRSLAALAMQLSE
- a CDS encoding NUDIX domain-containing protein — encoded protein: MASDELNENEVMETTRRPDLESEQGRRAFIRVLNARMPKKRLIAQGVLRTDDGRIALCELVYKKDWDLPGGIVDPNESPADCVEREVREELGLDVSVRGLLAVNWLPPYRGWDDALLCLFDLGRVAEDTLERVVLQRREIKAVHWADAEMIEERTAGYTAEMLAGVALDGREDTAFLENSVHRDGM
- the ychF gene encoding redox-regulated ATPase YchF, producing the protein MALSIGIVGLPNVGKSTMFNALTKNSVLAANYPFATIEPNVGVVPLPDSRLGRLAEIFGSEKILPATVSFVDIAGIVRGASEGEGLGNKFLANIRESDAICQVVRAFVDDDVTHVDGKIDPSSDMETINTELVLADLQTLESAVPRLEKEVKGKKTDKEVLDTALAAREVLEAGDTLFAKGEAAGVDLGIARQLGLLTTKPFLYVFNVDEDQLTDTDFQDRMQALVEPAEAIFLNAKLESEVAELDDEDARELLEAVGIDEPGLDQLARKGFNTLGLQTYLTAGPKEARAWTIHRGDKAPQAAGVIHTDFERGFIKAEVVSYEDLDTLGSMAEAKAAGKVRMEGKEYVMSDGDVVEFRFNV
- a CDS encoding RpiB/LacA/LacB family sugar-phosphate isomerase is translated as MKELPVMRIVVGAPSNGVALKDEIKDLLEKDDRVSEVVDISSPDITYPAVSVAAAQQVVEGSADRAVLVCGTGVGTAIAATKVTGARAATAHDLVTVRGAVENYDAQILCMGQNVIAPAHARALVDLWLDLRHDPSGFYGPKVREIEEFESGA
- a CDS encoding histone deacetylase, with translation MPASEIWYVSYGSNMSRRRLGCYIEGGRPPGSAVTYGGARDATMPVADLPVTLPGSLYFAGESTTWGGGVAFYDHDAPSGTPARAYRITVGQFVDLANQEMHRIPDPDDPLEEVLLAGLPDARHRAGPGHYETLIEVGRHEDLPMLTFTAPHGLDAVPHTRPEPAYLAMLAEGLREAHGWDEAQVSDYFASVVGHEDLRVGTPV
- a CDS encoding LLM class flavin-dependent oxidoreductase, whose amino-acid sequence is MRVPLSILDLVSISEGSSAREAIADAMSAARLADRLGYARIWYAEHHNTESIASSATSLVIAEAAHATERIRLGAGGVMLPNHAPLMVAEQYGTLANVHGDRIDLGLGRAPGTDMMTAQALSRSSAEPQAFAQNIYDLQGWFGPEGTGHSTPIASVVSAGTDVPIWVLGSTVNGASIAGQLGLPFSLASHFAPDQIDDAIRVYRESFTADAPTAQIEQPYVMAGINVMVADSDAEAERQFTTVGQMFAGMARGERGRLRPPVDAGTPGLDSPMLAVKAVGSPARAVRQLEEFVERTGADELITVTYAFEPSVRERSIELLAQAWD